The Salvia miltiorrhiza cultivar Shanhuang (shh) chromosome 1, IMPLAD_Smil_shh, whole genome shotgun sequence genome has a window encoding:
- the LOC131016677 gene encoding uncharacterized protein LOC131016677: protein MWRITNLTLDHSCYTDLDRRVARQVTAKVAASYFARRLVDEGCVLRLKEMIDEMLRLHGIKMMYSLALRTRSLAIDMTNGDFEKSYQRIPSYLYLLRERNPETIYNYQTTHEDVFLHMFVAIGQCIRAFESSLRPIIVVDGTHLKGRNRGVLFVVVTKDGNEQIFPLAIGLGPIENDESWTWFLSNLRRCYNPPKGLMIVSDQHKSIENAIRYVYPNAAHGLCYHHLHKNLTRIGKEALIHFKNAAYAYRVEGFGKFFSELELQSHSAHTRLSLIGVERWARSRSPVPRYSFMTSNAAETLNSRLLWARRLPVSSLLETFRTIVEKWFDERRASAMSRQHELTEPAYNKLAVQVELSHHLRVRARLNVYDFVSGYFKTSNLIETYEAPIRGISHPDDWNVPSKISSIVVQPPAHIRQSGHPSMSRARTAFEDESIRRWK from the exons ATGTGGAGGATTACAAATCTGACGTTGGATCATAGTTGCTATACGGACTTGGATCGAAGGGTTGCAAGACAGGTGACTGCAAAGGTTGCAGCTAGTTATTTTGCTCGTAGATTGGTTGACGAAGGGTGTGTTTTGAGGCTGAAGGAGATGATCGATGAGATGCTTCGATTACACGGGATTAAAATGATGTATAGCCTTGCTTTGCGAACGCGGAGCTTAGCTATAGACATGACAAATGGCGACTTCGAAAAGTCATATCAGAGAATCCCATCGTATCTATACTTGTTGAGGGAGCGTAACCCCGAGACTATATATAACTATCAAACGACTCATGAAGATGTGTTCCTCCATATGTTCGTTGCCATTGGTCAGTGTATTCGTGCATTTGAAAGCTCTCTACGGCCGATTATTGTAGTAGATGGGACCCATCTGAAGGGAAGAAACAGAGGCGTATTATTTGTTGTTGTCACGAAGGACGGGAATGAACAAATCTTTCCTCTTGCAATTGGTTTGGGTCCAATAGAGAATGATGAATCTTGGACATGGTTTCTCTCTAATCTACGCAGGTGCTACAATCCTCCTAAAGGTCTCATGATTGTGTCCGACCAGCATAAGAGTATCGAAAATGCTATTAGGTATGTCTATCCAAATGCAGCGCATGGATTGTGTTATCACCACTTGCATAAAAATTTGACACGAATTGGCAAGGAAGCATTAATCCACTTCAAGAATGCGGCATATGCTTATCGAGTTGAAGGTTTTGGAAAATTCTTTTCGGAGTTGGAGTTGCAAAGCCATAGCGCTCATACGAGACTTTCCCTTATTGGGGTTGAGAGGTGGGCTAGGTCGAGAAGTCCAGTACCTAGGTATAGTTTCATGACCTCTAATGCTGCTGAGACCTTGAATTCTCGTCTACTGTGGGCAAGACGGCTTCCAGTATCCTCATTGCTTGAGACTTTTCGCACTATTGTGGAAAAATGGTTTGATGAGAGACGGGCCAGCGCTATGTCCAGACAACATGAGTTGACAGAGCCGGCTTACAACAAGCTGGCGGTGCAAGTCGAACTCAGTCATCACTTAAGAGT ACGTGCCAGATTAAATGTGTATGATTTTGTTAGTGGCTATTTCAAAACAAGCAACTTAATCGAGACTTATGAAGCTCCTATTAGAGGTATCTCACATCCCGATGACTGGAATGTTCCTTCAAAGATCTCATCAATTGTCGTCCAACCTCCGGCTCACATCCGTCAATCCGGGCATCCGAGTATGAGTCGTGCTAGGACTGCATTTGAGGATGAGTCGATTAGAAGATGGAAATAG
- the LOC131006532 gene encoding uncharacterized protein LOC131006532: MYYLFLLCQDDVFIETWAWTLVEDLDEWNWFPWGSYTYQVLLHYLSLAGTRGDMLEKPAYHFFGPVLALQIRSYEAIPTLGSTCGTRNSVPKFPRALMWTTRKALGDFTYFFDKELIVHESLQPSPEELDEVYSCSLDNGDMLHVRFVPPLRLTPKKNTTHVPKRRRMRSPTLERDSWQVSPAVQRGGPCSSLLRDERHSSPVVEMRERDSSPRVEMRDSPVIDSTLTCCHHGVSCRDSGKDCHDYIDQRLARMLHDESDDGFIARRVLSGLKKMLDCTGDKSILLSPRRSVGHVSPVRSTSHVHHSHHSTSRVEQSLPHRSTSPVEHPHGSLSPGEHFPVEHPHGSPSPIEQFHQSLSHVLTTPMQPVLENLFQGDEHADEEEEEVGDTSDEHVDDVGLGQRVSRPSAALRSPFAPITPNDMKRIKDAYRKFRASGPDSSVTIKDLGHILPQAFFDDIESFSKEFDYEVIDLYILFMRHKIQSRRGLKSGVTRLRRSY; the protein is encoded by the exons ATGTAttacttatttctcctttgtcaAGACGATGTGTTTATTGAGACATGGGCATGGACTTTGGTGGAGGACTTGGACGAGTGGAATTGGTTTCCATGGGGGTCTTATACCTACCAGGTGTTACTTCATTATTTGAGCTTGGCCGGAACCCGGGGTGACATGTTGGAGAAACCAGCGTACCACTTCTTCGGCCCAGTCTTGGCTTTGCAGATTAGGTCATACGAAGCTATTCCCACATTGGGTTCTACTTGTGGTACACGAAACTCAGTCCCTAAATTTCCTCGTGCTTTGATGTGGACAACTAGAAAAGCTCTTGGCGATTTCACATATTTTTTCGACAAAGAG CTTATTGTGCACGAGTCGCTTCAGCCATCCCCTGAAGAGCTAGATGAGGTATACTCATGTAGCCTAGACAATGGAGATATGCTCCATGTTAGATTCGTGCCTCCTCTACGTCTTACACCGAAGAAGAATACAACTCATGTTCCAAAGCGGCGTAGAATGAGATCTCCAACACTTGAGAGAGATAGTTGGCAGGTTTCGCCGGCTGTTCAGAGGGGAGGACCCTGTAGTTCACTTTTGAGGGATGAACGTCATAGTTCTCCCGTTGTTGAGATGAGGGAACGCGATAGTTCTCCAAGAGTTGAGATGAGGGACTCGCCGGTTATTGATAGTACACTTACTTGTTGTCACCATGGAGTTTCGTGCCGAGACTCGGGCAAGGATTGCCATGACTACATTGACCAGAGATTGGCAAGGATGTTGCACGATGAGTCCGATGATGGATTTATTGCTCGTAGAGTGCTCAGTGGACTAAAGAAGATGCTCGATTGTACAGGTGATAAATCTATTCTTCTTAGTCCTAGGAGATCAGTGGGGCACGTATCTCCTGTTCGCTCCACTTCTCATGTACATCATTCGCATCACTCCACTTCTCGTGTAGAGCAGTCACTGCCACATCGATCCACTTCTCCTGTAGAGCACCCACATGGCTCTCTATCTCCAGGAGAGCATTTTCCTGTGGAGCACCCACATGGCTCTCCATCTCCTATAGAGCAGTTTCATCAGTCCCTATCTCATGTACTGACTACTCCAATGCAGCCGGTGCTTGAGAATCTATTTCAGGGTGATGAGCATGCTGAcgaagaggaggaggaagttGGAGATACTTCAGATGAGCATGTAGATGATGTTGGTTTAGGTCAACGAGTGAGTAGACCCTCTGCTGCATTGAGGAGCCCATTCGCCCCCATTACTCCAAATGATATGAAGAGAATCAAAGATGCCTATAGAAAATTCAGAGCTTCGGGTCCTGATTCTTCTGTGACAATCAAAGACCTTGGTCACATCCTTCCACAAGCATTTTTCGACGATATAGAGAGCTTCAGTAAGGAGTTTGATTATGAG GTGATTGATCTCTACATATTATTTATGAGACACAAGATCCAATCTCGTAGAGGTTTGAAAAGTGGTGTGACTCGACTAAGACGATCTTATTGA
- the LOC131006535 gene encoding uncharacterized protein LOC131006535, giving the protein MWTTRKALDDFTYFFDKELIVHKSLQPSPEELEEVYYMSLDNGDMLHVRFVSPLRLALKKKTTHVPKQRRMRSPTLERDSRQVSPVVQRGGPRSSPLREERHSSPVVEMRERHSSPRVEMRDSPVIDSTLTCCHHGVSCRDSGKDCHDYIDQRLARMLHDESDDGFIARIARRVLSGLKKMLDCTGDKSIRLSPRRSVGHVSPVRSTSHVHHSHHSTSRVEQPLPHRSTSPESK; this is encoded by the exons ATGTGGACAACTAGAAAAGCTCTTGACGATTTCACATATTTTTTCGACAAAGAG CTTATTGTGCACAAGTCTCTTCAGCCATCCCCTGAAGAGCTAGAGGAGGTATACTACATGAGCCTAGACAATGGAGATATGCTCCATGTTAGATTCGTGTCTCCTCTACGTCTTGcattgaagaagaagacaacTCATGTTCCAAAGCAGCGTAGAATGAGATCTCCAACACTTGAAAGGGATAGTAGGCAGGTTTCGCCGGTTGTTCAGAGGGGAGGACCCCGTAGTTCACCTTTGAGGGAGGAACGTCATAGTTCTCCCGTTGTTGAGATGAGGGAACGCCATAGTTCTCCGAGAGTTGAGATGAGGGACTCGCCGGTTATTGATAGTACACTTACTTGTTGTCACCATGGAGTTTCGTGCCGAGACTCGGGCAAGGATTGCCATGACTACATTGACCAGAGATTGGCAAGGATGTTGCACGATGAGTCCGATGATGGATTTATTGCTCGAATAGCTCGTAGAGTGCTCAGTGGACTGAAGAAGATGCTCGATTGTACAGGTGACAAATCTATTCGTCTTAGTCCTAGGAGATCAGTGGGGCATGTATCTCCTGTTCGCTCCACTTCTCATGTACATCATTCGCATCACTCCACTTCTCGTGTAGAGCAGCCACTGCCACATCGATCCACTTCTCCTGAGAGCAAGTAA
- the LOC131006531 gene encoding E3 ubiquitin-protein ligase listerin, with product MGRAKGDAARTKSRPSSSSMAASLLPSGATAVGFGGYVGSSRVDSSIASTPDATPVSDIDGDLALHLKRLSRKDPTTKLKALTSLSQLMEEKSTKELIIIIPQWAFEYKKLLLDYNREVRRATHDTMTNLVTVVGRDLAPHLKPLIGPWWFSQFDSIYEVSQAAKRSFQTAFPSQEKRVDALMFYSTEIFTYIEENLKLTPQSLSDKATASDELEEMHQQVLSSSLLAVTALYDIFFARSGSEYVTGESKYGVKARSIALSSAEKLFSNHNYFLDFLKSQSPVIRSAAYSVIRSCLKNIPHAINEGDMKVLAGTILGSFQEKNPACHSSMWETLLLFTKSFPNSWTFVNVQKTVVNRLLSFLKNGCFGSQQVSYPALVLFLETVPANTINGEKFLIEFFKSLWEGRNLSYSSHADRLALFLAVEECFVWSLRNASRYVDGEDAIYHLQCKLVDEILLGLFWHEYLSSSSSKDQDVVPFSSYSSSHSNSNIQPINKESSEGVNGKYSRDHGESLGKCIIKIISRIHSIKHDLLLIFSSKFQADCLEIFQKTEYASQKVQKMVKFILLLDGVQKGETWPLLDLVGPTLRKSFPLIGTLDSPDAVQIILVSVSIFGPRKITQELTCSDLGEEHFLKSFNEIIVPWCLKRFSPSIAARLDLLLALLDDECFLEQWDTIVSYLVDREKVGFDPVTMDRNCISVLAILMEKVRERTRKTVQESALYQDNWRHELLDLVAAYVAQACPPFGNSDAQFLCAVLGGGSKDDNVSFVSWNTSVLIFKEVRKRLTTFVMDSAFSWVQDLCSFLFNGRCHLDRSMGSSDTVLEKARFALDILSGSSFCLSTIEPESELLQDILAAIFIIDWESSWVTVSEDKFDEEHLGKTETRLSFYEAVRAFQCKACDQLFKVFAVNSRKGLATALIQSIKCIMFMDNKYFSDDFISSCCRWAVDIFEFFCQDQVEEQQLLEQLLSKNELWPLWAVPDKTETRLRNDNVPIHEPKNTNFIALVDKLISKIGFDRIIAGVVFEGSPSSAEGSVDTLAINQSHYSRPWLAAEILCTWKWLGGGIFSSFLPSFLSYMKSRDHGLSDSILTILLDGALVHGAGSGLNLLWHASVNELEAVEEPFLRALASLLSIFFQEDVWGNKKAASLFKLLLEKLYIGDTVNSNCLKILPSVVNILIGPLVTGYGDSMNNQRDLYRLSEFHNATVDWLKKAVSFPPLNTWHTGEDMEDWLHLVISCFPVKVTELIGGAKPGRYASTMERTILYELFLKQRHGASAVINKLPLVQKLVSELVVISVAYCWEDFDEDDWKFALHQLRFWIEAAVVMIEEIVENINDSLMDGPSDSNASLDKIKKNVVISDPFAIELARNALVGFSLLCSLIGSQDKLQDGTVNPLGDDKWEFITDRIFEGVLRLFFCTAVAEAMANSRCPEASSIVASSRLDHCRFWELVASCSVQSSPHARDKAVKSLEIWGISEGAISSLYALVFSCKPFPPLQYAAFILLSTEPVVQSAFTCHMDDGTTNNEDSLDTPSAENAHLREEISRKLEKLPHEVLEMDLVAHERVNVLVAWSLLLSHIVSLPSSSPERERMIQYVQNSTNPGILDCLFQHIPLDPYMGTSSKRKDIELPAEVSEAANAARRAVTTSSILFSVELLWPIEPAKMASLAGAIFGLMLHNLPAYVRGWFSDIRDRSALSAIESFTKAWCSPTLISNELSQIKKASFADDNFSIIVSKSANEVVATYTKDETGMDLVIHLPPSYPLKPVDVDCTRSLGISEVKRRKWLMSLMAFVRNQNGALAEAIRIWKSNFDKEFEGVEECPICYSVIHTVSHSLPRLACKTCKHKFHSACLYKWFSTSHKSTCPLCQSPF from the exons ATGGGGAGAGCGAAGGGAGATGCTGCAAGAACCAAGTCTCGCCCCTCCAGCAGCAG CATGGCTGCTTCGCTGTTGCCGTCGGGCGCCACAGCGGTGGGGTTCGGAGGCTATGTCGGGAGTTCGCGGGTGGATTCATCAATTGCATCGACGCCTGATGCCACTCCTGTGTCG GATATTGATGGCGACCTGGCGCTGCACTTGAAGCGGCTTTCGCGCAAAGATCCCACCACTAAG CTTAAAGCGTTGACCTCACTTTCTCAACTTATGGAAGAGAAATCTACAAAGGAATTAATAATTATCATTCCTCAGTGG GCATTTGAGTACAAGAAGCTGTTGCTGGATTACAACAGAGAGGTTCGACGAGCGACGCATGATACCATGACTAATCTTGTCACTGTTGTGGG AAGAGACTTGGCTCCACACCTAAAGCCTTTGATAGGACCATGGTGGTTTTCACAGTTTGATTCAATATATGAAGTTTCCCAAGCTGCAAAACGGTCATTTCAG ACTGCCTTTCCGTCTCAAGAGAAAAGAGTAGATGCCTTGATGTTCTATTCAACGGAAATATTTACATACATAGAAGAGAATTTGAAGCTCACTCCACAGAGTTTGTCTGATAAAGCTACTGCATCGGATGAACTGGAAGAAATGCACCAGCAG GTGCTGTCTTCATCATTACTGGCAGTAACAGCTCTTTATGATATTTTCTTCGCCCGATCTGGTTCAGAATATGTAACAGGTGAATCGAAGTATGGAGTGAAAGCCCGGAGCATTGCTCTGTCTTCTGCAGAAAAGTTGTTCTCAAATCATAACTATTTTCTGGACTTTCTAAAGTCTCAAAGCCCAGTTATTCGATCAGCTGCATATTCTGTGATCAGAAGTTGTTTGAAAAACATTCCCCATGCAATCAATGAAGGAGATATGAAAGTGCTTGCGGGAACCATACTTGGTTCTTTCCAAGAAAAGAACCCAGCTTGCCATTCATCAATGTGGGAAACTTTGTTGCTTTTTACGAAAAGCTTTCCAAACAGTTGGACCTTTGTGAATGTTCAGAAAACTGTAGTAAACCGATTATTAAGTTTTCTTAAAAATGGCTGTTTTGGGTCTCAGCAAGTATCATATCCAGCTCTGGTTCTGTTTTTAGAAACAGTGCCTGCAAATACAATCAATGGGGAGAAATTTCTTATTGAGTTTTTTAAAAGCCTCTGGGAAGGGAGAAACCTGTCTTATTCATCACATGCAGATAGGCTTGCACTTTTTCTTGCAGTGGAAGAATGTTTTGTTTGGAGCTTGAGAAATGCTTCCAG ATATGTTGATGGGGAAGATGCTATTTACCATCTACAATGTAAGCTTGTCGATGAGATTCTGTTAGGCCTTTTCTGGCACGAATATCTATCGTCATCCAGCTCAAAAGACCAGGATGTTGTACCCTTTTCATCATACTCTTCGAGTCATTCAAATAGTAACATCCAGCCTATTAATAAGGAGTCAAGTGAAGGAGTGAACGGTAAGTATTCGAGGGATCATGGGGAAAGTCTTGGGAAATGCATCATTAAGATCATTTCCAGGATTCATAGCATAAAACATGATCTGCTCTTGATTTTCTCTTCGAAATTTCAAGCGGATTGTCTGGAAATATTTCAGAAAACAGAGTATGCTTCTCAAAAAGTGCAGAAGATGGTCAAATTTATTTTACTACTTGATGGGGTGCAGAAAGGAGAGACATGGCCTTTGCTTGACTTAGTCGGGCCCACTTTGAGAAAGTCTTTCCCATTAATTGGGACACTT GATTCACCAGACGCGGTTCAGATTATTTTAGTTTCTGTCTCCATATTTGGACCACGCAAGATAACTCAAGAGCTGACATGTAGTGATTTGGGAGAAGAACATTTTCTGAAGTCATTCAATGAAATAATTGTTCCTTGGTGCTTAAAAAGATTTAGTCCCTCTATTGCTGCTAGATTGGATCTCTTGCTTGCCTTACTTGATGATGAGTGCTTCTTGGAGCAGTGGGACACAATTGTTTCATATTTAGTGGACCGAGAAAAGGTTGGTTTTGATCCTGTGACTATGGACAGAAACTGCATATCTGTCTTGGCTATTCTGATGGAGAAGGTAAGGGAGCGAACTAGGAAGACTGTTCAAGAGTCTGCATTGTATCAGGACAACTGGCGTCATGAACTTCTGGACTTGGTTGCTGCTTATGTTGCACAAGCCTGTCCCCCATTTGGAAATTCTGATGCTCAATTTTTGTG TGCTGTCCTTGGTGGAGGATCAAAGGATGATAATGTTTCCTTTGTCTCATGGAACACATCAGTTCTGATATTCAAGGAAGTCCGCAAGAGGCTAACGACTTTTGTGATGGATTCTGCATTTTCTTGGGTTCAAGATCTATGTTCTTTTTTGTTTAATGGGAGATGTCATTTGGACCGCAGTATGGGATCCTCTGATACTGTCTTGGAGAAGGCTCGTTTTGCCTTAGATATTCTCAGTGGTAGTTCTTTTTGTCTGAGTACAATTGAGCCTGAAAGCGAGCTTCTTCAAGACATATTGGCTGCAATTTTCATAATTGACTGGGAATCTAGCTGGGTCACTGTTTCCGAGGACAAGTTTGATGAAGAGCATTTAGGAAAGACTGAGACCAGGTTGTCATTTTATGAGGCCGTCCGTGCCTTCCAGTGCAAAGCATGTGATCAGTTATTCAAAGTTTTTGCTGTAAATAGCCGGAAGGGTTTGGCAACTGCTTTAATACAGTCAATAAAATGCATTATGTTTATggataataaatatttttcagaCGATTTTATTTCTTCCTGCTGCCGTTGGGCAGttgatatttttgaatttttctgtCAAGACCAAGTTGAGGAACAACAGTTGTTGGAGCAATTGTTGAGTAAGAACGAGTTGTGGCCATTATGGGCTGTGCCAGATAAGACAGAAACCAGATTGAGAAATGACAATGTACCTATTCAT GAACCCAAAAATACCAACTTTATTGCTTTGGTTGACAAACTAATATCTAAAATTGGATTTGATAGAATAATAGCTGGTGTTGTATTTGAGGGATCACCTTCTTCGGCTGAGGGTTCTGTGGATACCTTGGCAATCAATCAATCACATTATTCTCGGCCCTGGCTTGCTGCTGAAATTTTGTGCACATGGAAGTGGCTTGGCGGCGGTATTTTCAGTTCCTTTTTACCATCTTTTCTCAGCTACATGAAGAGCAGAGATCATGGGCTTTCAGATTCCATTTTGACAATTTTGCTTGATGGTGCTCTTGTCCATGGAGCTGGAAGTGGGTTAAATCTCTTATGGCATGCCTCGGTTAATGAGTTAGAGGCTGTTGAGGAACCCTTTTTGAGAGCGCTAGCGTCTTTACTCTCCATATTTTTCCAAGAAGATGTGTGGGGAAATAAAAAGGCTGCATCACTATTCAAATTACTGCTAGAGAAACTCTACATTGGTGATACTGTAAATTCAAATTGTTTGAAGATTTTACCATCTGTTGTGAACATACTTATTGGCCCTTTGGTCACTGGATATGGAGATTCTATGAACAATCAGCGTGATTTGTATAGACTGAGTGAATTCCATAACGCGACAGTTGACTGGCTCAAGAAAGCCGTATCATTCCCTCCACTGAATACATGGCATACTGGAGAAG ATATGGAGGACTGGCTTCATTTGGTTATTTCTTGTTTCCCTGTAAAAGTAACAGAGTTGATAGGTGGGGCAAAACCAGGGAGGTATGCCTCCACTATGGAGAGAACCATTCTGTATGAGCTGTTTCTGAAGCAGAGGCACGGTGCCTCAGCTGTTATAAATAAACTACCTTTGGTTCAGAAGCTGGTGTCGGAGTTAGTTGTTATTTCAGTTGCTTATTGCTGGGAAGATTTTGATGAAGATGACTGGAAGTTTGCTCTGCACCAGCTAAGATTTTGGATTGAAGCAGCAGTAGTCATGATAGAAGAAATTGTTGAAAATATCAATGACTCTTTAATGGATGGACCTAGTGATTCCAATGCTTCATTggataagattaaaaaaaatgtagtgaTTAGTGATCCTTTTGCCATAGAACTTGCGAGAAATGCACTTGTCGGGTTTTCTCTGCTTTGTTCCCTAATTGGATCACAGGACAAGTTACAGGATGGAACTGTAAATCCTTTGGGGGATGACAAGTGGGAATTCATCACGGATCGTATTTTTGAAGGTGTTCTGCGTTTGTTTTTCTGCACTGCTGTTGCGGAGGCAATGGCGAATTCACGTTGTCCTGAGGCTTCCTCTATTGTTGCATCATCTAGGCTTGATCATTGTAGGTTCTGGGAGTTGGTTGCTTCATGTTCTGTTCAGTCTAGTCCACATGCAAGAGACAAAGCTGTTAAATCATTAGAGATTTGGGGGATAAGTGAAGGAGCCATAAGCTCTTTGTATGCCTTAGTATTTTCATGCAAACCTTTCCCACCTCTGCAGTATGCTGCTTTTATTCTTCTGTCGACTGAGCCTGTGGTTCAATCTGCTTTTACGTGCCACATGGATGATGGTACCACCAACAATGAGGATTCTCTGGATACACCATCAGCAGAAAATGCTCATTTAAGGGAAGAAATTTCACGCAAACTAGAAAAATTACCTCATGAGGTTCTTGAAATGGATTTAGTGGCACATGAACGG GTAAATGTATTAGTTGCTTGGTCTTTACTGCTATCACATATAGTATCCTTGCCTTCGTCATCACCTGAAAGGGAGAGAATGATCCAATATGTGCAAAATTCTACGAATCCAGGAATACTGGACTGTCTTTTCCAGCACATTCCCTTGGATCCCTACATGGGCACCAGTTCAAAGAGGAAAGATATAGAACTTCCTGCAGAAGTCTCTGAAGCAGCTAATGCTGCAAGACGTGCTGTCACAACAAGTTCGATTTTGTTTTCTGTAGAGTTGCTTTGGCCCATTGAACCTGCAAAAATGGCTTCACTGGCCGGTGCAATATTTGGCTTGATGCTTCATAATCTTCCAGCATATGTCCGAGGGTGGTTTAGTGATATAAGGGACCGTTCAGCGTTATCTGCCATTGAATCTTTCACAAAAGCATGGTGTAGCCCGACATTGATATCAAATGAATTATCTCAG ATTAAGAAAGCTAGTTTTGCTGATGACAATTTCTCCATTATCGTGAGCAAGTCAGCTAATGAGGTTGTGGCAACCTATACGAAGGACGAGACAGGGATGGATCTAGTGATTCACCTTCCTCCATCATATCCCCTGAAACCCGTTGATGTAGATTGTACCAGGAGCCTTGGCATTAGTGAGGTCAAGCGAAGAAAATGGTTAATGTCACTGATGGCATTTGTCCGTAATCAG AATGGGGCCTTAGCTGAAGCAATAAGGATATGGAAAAGCAATTTTGACAAGGAATTCGAAGGAGTTGAGGAGTGCCCCATTTGTTACAGTGTCATCCATACTGTCAGCCACAGTTTGCCACGTCTTGCATGCAAGACATGCAAGCATAAATTTCATTCAGCTTGTCTCTACAAGTGGTTCTCGACTTCTCACAAGTCAACTTGTCCATTGTGCCAGTCTCCCTTCTGA